The Micromonospora krabiensis genome window below encodes:
- the ligD gene encoding non-homologous end-joining DNA ligase translates to MPGAPLKPMLAMTGQLPAGAGWAYEFKWDGVRALADISGGRQQLYARSGVEITAAYPELATLRTQVGDALLDGEVVLFTDGQPSFTALAERMHVRDRNKAARLAAVMPVTYMIFDLLRLDGESLTGWPYERRREALDGLGLGGARWAVPPTFPDGQATYQAAGEHGLEGVMAKRLGSVYRPGVRSPDWVKVKLEITGDFVVGGWRPGARRLGGLLVGVPRPDGRLTFRGRVGGGIGAAVERQLLAELEPLRAPDSPFAGDVPREDARGAIWVRPQVVVEVKYGQRTPDGRLRFPRVLRLRPDKPPEEVDDAG, encoded by the coding sequence GTGCCCGGCGCACCCCTGAAGCCGATGCTCGCGATGACCGGGCAGCTCCCGGCGGGTGCCGGCTGGGCGTACGAGTTCAAGTGGGACGGGGTCCGGGCGCTCGCCGACATCTCCGGCGGCCGGCAGCAGCTGTACGCGCGCTCCGGCGTCGAGATCACCGCCGCCTACCCGGAACTGGCCACCCTGCGCACCCAGGTCGGTGACGCGCTGCTCGACGGTGAGGTGGTCCTGTTCACCGACGGGCAGCCGTCGTTCACCGCGCTGGCCGAGCGCATGCACGTCCGGGACCGGAACAAGGCGGCCCGGCTCGCGGCGGTCATGCCCGTGACGTACATGATCTTCGACCTGCTCCGGCTCGACGGTGAGAGCCTGACCGGCTGGCCGTACGAGCGTCGCCGGGAGGCCCTCGACGGCCTGGGCCTGGGCGGCGCGCGCTGGGCGGTCCCGCCCACCTTCCCTGACGGGCAGGCCACCTACCAGGCGGCCGGCGAGCACGGCCTGGAGGGGGTGATGGCGAAACGGCTCGGGTCGGTCTACCGGCCGGGCGTCCGCTCGCCGGACTGGGTGAAGGTCAAGCTGGAGATCACCGGCGACTTCGTCGTCGGCGGCTGGCGGCCGGGCGCCCGCCGGCTCGGCGGCCTGCTGGTCGGGGTGCCCCGCCCGGACGGCCGGCTCACCTTCCGGGGCCGCGTCGGTGGCGGGATCGGCGCCGCCGTCGAACGGCAGCTCCTCGCCGAGCTGGAGCCGCTGCGGGCACCGGACTCGCCGTTCGCCGGTGACGTGCCGCGCGAGGATGCCCGGGGCGCGATCTGGGTAAGGCCCCAGGTCGTGGTGGAGGTGAAGTACGGCCAGCGCACCCCCGACGGGCGGTTACGGTTCCCCCGGGTGCTCCGGCTGCGACCGGACAAGCCGCCCGAGGAGGTCGACGATGCCGGCTGA
- the ligD gene encoding non-homologous end-joining DNA ligase, translated as MPADRLRVDVEGRPLEVSNLDKVLYPAAGFTKGEVIDYYTRIAPVLLPHLRDRPLTRIRFPNGVDGNSFFEKNKPAATPDWVRTETLPAPGSSKGRETIDYVVCDDLPTLVWLANLAALELHTPQWKVGEHPDMMVVDLDPGAPAALKQCCQVALLMRDRLAEDGIDSYPKTSGKKGMQLCCPVDGSRSSDDVSAYARRIAQELERAHPKLVVSKMAKNLRPGKVFIDWSQNNAAKTTVAPYSLRAQPVPSVSTPLTWDEVAAGAAGRRPATKPYTAGEVLRRVEASGDLLAPILDGGPALPDG; from the coding sequence ATGCCGGCTGACCGGCTCCGGGTGGACGTCGAGGGGCGTCCGCTGGAGGTGTCCAACCTCGACAAGGTGCTGTATCCCGCCGCCGGGTTCACCAAGGGCGAGGTGATCGACTACTACACGCGGATCGCCCCGGTGCTCCTGCCGCACCTGCGGGACCGGCCGCTGACCCGCATCCGCTTCCCCAACGGGGTGGACGGCAACTCGTTCTTCGAGAAGAACAAGCCCGCCGCGACCCCCGACTGGGTACGCACCGAGACGCTGCCCGCCCCCGGGTCGAGCAAGGGGCGGGAGACCATCGACTACGTGGTCTGCGACGACCTGCCCACTCTGGTGTGGCTGGCCAACCTGGCCGCGTTGGAGCTGCACACGCCGCAGTGGAAGGTGGGCGAGCATCCGGACATGATGGTCGTCGACCTGGACCCGGGCGCGCCCGCGGCACTCAAGCAGTGCTGCCAGGTGGCGCTGCTGATGCGCGACCGACTCGCCGAGGACGGCATCGACAGCTACCCGAAGACCTCCGGCAAGAAGGGCATGCAGCTCTGTTGCCCGGTCGACGGCTCACGCTCCTCCGACGACGTGTCCGCGTACGCCCGGCGGATCGCCCAGGAGTTGGAGCGGGCGCACCCGAAGCTGGTCGTGTCGAAGATGGCGAAGAACCTGCGCCCCGGCAAGGTGTTCATCGACTGGAGCCAGAACAACGCGGCCAAGACCACGGTGGCGCCGTACTCGCTGCGGGCCCAGCCGGTGCCGTCCGTGTCCACACCGCTGACCTGGGACGAGGTGGCGGCGGGCGCGGCCGGGAGGCGGCCGGCGACGAAGCCGTACACGGCTGGCGAGGTGTTGCGGCGGGTGGAGGCGTCGGGCGACCTGCTCGCCCCGATCCTCGACGGCGGCCCCGCGCTACCCGACGGCTGA
- a CDS encoding TIGR03089 family protein yields the protein MGATGAVSTLRDGVEETELPLLTWLDDATGERVDLTARQLGHWAARGAALLRDGCRLAPGDRVAVLLPPHWRTAAVLLGAWSLGLAVSFRPRATAGLPVLEPGGDLPYDAVFVTPERLDDWLEDVPEGTHRYLVGTGPGALTDVPVGWLDWSAEVLRHGDAAPDHASVRATDAASPDGTTYGQWGGLARELAARWGLRAGDRLLVDVAEHEQPLKWLLTPLSAGASVVLATNLDQSRRDALAAAERATRVL from the coding sequence ATGGGCGCGACAGGTGCGGTCTCGACGCTTCGCGACGGCGTCGAGGAGACCGAGTTGCCACTGCTCACCTGGCTCGACGACGCCACCGGCGAGCGCGTCGACCTGACCGCGCGGCAGCTCGGCCACTGGGCGGCGCGCGGCGCGGCCCTGCTGCGGGACGGCTGCCGGCTCGCTCCGGGTGACCGGGTGGCGGTGCTGCTGCCGCCGCACTGGCGTACCGCCGCGGTGCTGCTGGGCGCCTGGTCGCTCGGGCTCGCGGTGTCGTTCCGGCCGCGGGCGACCGCCGGCCTGCCGGTGCTCGAACCGGGCGGGGACCTGCCGTACGACGCGGTGTTCGTGACGCCGGAGCGGCTGGACGACTGGCTGGAGGACGTGCCGGAGGGGACGCACCGCTACCTGGTCGGCACCGGGCCGGGCGCGCTGACCGACGTGCCGGTCGGGTGGCTGGACTGGTCCGCGGAGGTGCTGCGGCACGGCGACGCCGCGCCCGACCACGCATCCGTCCGGGCGACCGACGCGGCCAGCCCCGACGGCACCACGTACGGCCAGTGGGGTGGCCTCGCCCGCGAGTTGGCCGCCAGGTGGGGGCTGCGGGCCGGTGACCGGCTCCTGGTCGACGTGGCCGAGCACGAGCAGCCGCTGAAATGGCTGCTCACACCGCTGTCCGCCGGGGCGTCCGTGGTGCTGGCCACCAATCTGGACCAGTCACGCCGGGACGCGCTGGCCGCCGCCGAGCGGGCCACCCGCGTCCTCTGA
- a CDS encoding esterase-like activity of phytase family protein — protein MRRTLTALTAAGVAAASLTGATSASAGGHHHPGKPLAFDRVATYPVFQNRPAGEDPASPTVAEISTVTPDGRTLIYTDALGRRIGFLDISRADKPRGLGTLSLAQLGDAEDEPTSVSVVGKYVLVVVNTSRSYTEPSGRLDVIELATRKRVASFDLGGQPDSIAISKDQRYAAIAIENERDEEATPPGGDEGDLPQLPAGFVQIVDLTGRSPANWRLRPVPLTAADGTALPALVAAGITEPTDPEPEYVSINGRNQLAVTLQENNGIALVDLPTGRITKVFGAGTATVSGIDTKKDGVIDLTGSITDVPREPDAVAWVDDRYLATANEGDWRGGSRGWSVFDSRTGAVAWDAGNTFERLAVTYGLHNEDRAAKKGTEPEGVAVAEYDGVRYGFVGSERSNFVAVYDLSNPTRPVFRQVLPSTNGPEGLLPIPSRGLIAISSEEDDASVNVRASVSLYQLGRGTPAFPTVVSANDGQGTPIGWGALGALSAVPGKPDQLYSVTDAAYSSTRILTIDAERTPAVVTGALPVRDAAGQPVGYDAEGVFARPQGGFWLAVEGAKGPENKLVRLDAAGVTKQVVPLPADVAGGLAKQGLEGVTATTDRSGREIVWVAVQREVATDPAGVVRLGRYDVQAGTWSWYGYQLGSTSVPGDWIGLSEITVVGDRLAVIERDKLNGPNAALKRVYTVPMPSTAATAGPLRILPKTLAVDVLPALRETNGWTQEKLEGLTVAGNGQVYAITDNDAVQDATGETVFLRLGTARKVFGRG, from the coding sequence GTGAGAAGAACCCTCACCGCGCTCACCGCGGCCGGCGTCGCGGCCGCGAGCCTGACCGGCGCCACCTCGGCGTCGGCCGGTGGGCACCACCACCCGGGCAAGCCGCTCGCCTTCGACCGGGTCGCCACCTACCCGGTCTTCCAGAACCGGCCGGCCGGTGAGGACCCCGCGTCCCCGACCGTCGCCGAGATCTCGACCGTCACCCCCGACGGCCGCACCCTGATCTACACGGACGCGCTGGGACGCCGCATCGGCTTCCTCGACATCTCCCGCGCCGACAAGCCCCGCGGCCTCGGCACCCTCTCGCTCGCGCAGCTCGGTGACGCCGAGGACGAGCCGACGTCGGTCAGCGTGGTCGGGAAGTACGTGCTGGTGGTCGTCAACACCAGCCGCAGCTACACCGAGCCGTCCGGCCGGCTGGACGTCATCGAGCTGGCCACCCGCAAGCGTGTCGCGAGCTTCGACCTGGGCGGCCAGCCCGACTCGATCGCGATTAGCAAGGACCAGCGGTACGCGGCCATCGCCATCGAGAACGAGCGCGACGAGGAGGCCACTCCGCCCGGTGGCGACGAGGGCGATCTGCCCCAGCTCCCCGCCGGCTTCGTGCAGATCGTCGACCTGACCGGCAGGTCGCCGGCCAACTGGCGGCTGCGGCCGGTGCCGCTGACCGCCGCCGACGGCACCGCGCTGCCCGCGCTGGTCGCGGCCGGGATCACCGAGCCGACCGACCCGGAGCCGGAGTACGTCTCGATCAACGGCCGCAACCAGCTCGCGGTCACCCTCCAGGAGAACAACGGCATCGCCCTGGTCGACCTGCCCACCGGTCGGATCACGAAGGTGTTCGGCGCCGGCACCGCCACGGTCAGCGGGATCGACACCAAGAAGGACGGGGTCATCGACCTCACCGGCTCGATCACCGACGTGCCGCGTGAGCCGGACGCGGTGGCCTGGGTCGACGACCGGTACCTGGCCACGGCCAACGAGGGCGACTGGCGGGGCGGCAGCCGTGGCTGGTCGGTCTTCGACAGCCGCACCGGCGCCGTCGCCTGGGACGCCGGCAACACCTTCGAGCGGCTCGCCGTCACGTACGGGCTGCACAACGAGGACCGGGCCGCCAAGAAGGGCACCGAGCCGGAGGGCGTCGCCGTCGCCGAGTACGACGGGGTCCGCTACGGCTTCGTCGGCTCGGAGCGCAGCAACTTCGTGGCCGTGTACGACCTCAGCAACCCGACCCGGCCGGTCTTCCGGCAGGTGCTGCCCTCCACGAACGGGCCGGAAGGGCTGCTGCCCATCCCGTCCCGGGGTCTGATCGCCATCTCCAGCGAGGAGGACGACGCCTCGGTCAACGTCCGGGCCTCCGTCTCCCTCTACCAGCTGGGCAGGGGCACGCCGGCCTTCCCGACCGTGGTGTCCGCGAACGACGGGCAGGGCACGCCGATCGGGTGGGGTGCGCTGGGCGCGCTGAGCGCGGTGCCGGGCAAGCCGGACCAGCTGTACAGCGTCACCGACGCCGCGTACAGCTCCACGCGGATCCTCACCATCGACGCCGAGCGGACCCCGGCAGTCGTCACCGGTGCCCTGCCGGTCCGCGACGCGGCCGGCCAGCCGGTCGGTTACGACGCCGAGGGCGTCTTCGCCCGCCCGCAGGGCGGCTTCTGGCTGGCCGTCGAGGGCGCCAAGGGCCCGGAGAACAAGCTGGTCCGCCTCGATGCGGCCGGGGTGACGAAGCAGGTCGTGCCGCTGCCGGCGGACGTGGCCGGCGGGCTCGCCAAGCAGGGCCTGGAGGGCGTCACCGCGACCACCGACCGGAGCGGCCGGGAGATCGTGTGGGTGGCCGTGCAGCGTGAGGTCGCCACCGACCCGGCCGGTGTCGTCCGGCTCGGCCGGTACGACGTGCAGGCGGGCACCTGGAGCTGGTACGGCTACCAGTTGGGCAGCACCAGCGTGCCCGGCGACTGGATCGGCCTGTCCGAGATCACCGTGGTCGGCGACCGGCTCGCGGTCATCGAGCGGGACAAGCTGAACGGCCCGAACGCGGCCCTCAAGCGGGTCTACACCGTGCCGATGCCGAGCACCGCCGCGACTGCCGGCCCGCTGCGGATCCTGCCGAAGACTCTCGCGGTCGACGTGTTGCCCGCGCTGCGCGAGACGAACGGCTGGACGCAGGAGAAGCTGGAGGGCCTGACCGTGGCCGGCAACGGCCAGGTGTACGCCATCACCGACAACGACGCCGTCCAGGACGCCACCGGCGAGACGGTGTTCCTGCGGCTCGGCACCGCCCGGAAGGTCTTCGGCCGAGGCTGA
- a CDS encoding carbohydrate-binding protein, with protein MTHDARARRKRTRGLLAATALVLVAGSAAGIAPTTAGAQAVPTSGNVPLINLTDGQNLEGMVPVLVEPVTENDSVTTLAVDGTRISAEKTAGTAHFAFEMGGNGTEARYHNYVTVNGRTAEADRVYFPDVPGGQVGTLDFPGDWLHAGVNTVTVHTGANWVDSTNKAAVGYEELPNGEGGRCPNYDDYALSSISLSLLGVVADGEQNLFSYNFGDGTCGSSSKLLNQDLTFVISGEPGSTAGLRTDLDTTRLGNGTHTVSATTLSGAEASVTVDVNNAPAGAAAVTPGDGARVRGTQPVIAALPGGSTDRVESLAVDDKPAGNAETLAGGTATLGLTVEAGNSVEARYHNYALVNGHRVDLGGDYGATGAEAVTLPIPARFLRLGDNVVEVKTGDYNGTVSGATCANHDDFRLTRAATSLTLSTPGTVTAGTTYLVTTSGTTVTKAETTAASLALGDGTCGPNKEAELHFTIEGAPTTRTVDTLASGGDAHLTVFVGGNGSDGGYDNKVLVNGIPLDLGIWEKEVVDLTFPNEWLTPGVNAVEFVAGNDRGSAKPGGCDNFDDFTLRDFQLLPVGGKATQLTRSIAQTAVSIGSSTYPVGSQVTTFIGDGTCGSSYNGVLTKTILFDVTAQDGAALPALGKRADVDTTSIADGAHTIKAVVGDKTSTRRFTSDNTAPEIESSVPAAGQRLTSTVALNVKIKDASGLAGTPTITLDGVAVKQGDQIGHGLPAGEHTLAVAVTDTLGNTAVREVRFSSASIPDVPTELTSTVKGTDPLSADLTARIPGADGVALTATFTKADVVLPTGGYQGEAADVPTTLDVAHDKTVDVSSLRPLDGATIGTPSSRDVVFQRYDLPLGATKQEPTLRWSGTIDPARIVALRVWNPGTKKWVVLTSARGHAEQDTVLTATVEAGYRDNGVVHVLVTGEDPFADDLSPRDSTAQNDKDRFEDPNSYDFSLAHFTDTQYITEGAAGGTYDDWDGKVEPSDVETAEEQAIWSAAYRDQMQWIADNSDSRKIAYAAHTGDIIENDYYDPLAKNPDGTLKRPGLHEQVERELAAASGFQKILDDNGVVNQVIAGNHDDQLGAETGPTSRFSRTFSADRYYGAAKSWPKGTEYHAWDEVTNADGSVTPGRDNQNNYLLFSAGGLDFVAVGLSYGVTPAEAKWADSIFKRYKDRNGILLSHDYLKPSANPDGRGAEFSAPDGSPLFKQVVQTNPNVFLVLAGHEHGVGTNLKSKVGVTVSHDVVELLADYQFYTVTAGELWPRQVAPDGTIDVNGDGTPDHKATDRLQFGASFLRLLQFDVDRAEMHIDTYSPFLKNFGATEYDIRQDGSQPKPRYNGAEDNLTLPVDLTTRKTSFSTDSLAAYVPSGTIGTDELAANGVATVTWDKLLPGTSYGWIVSARSADGGEAVAQPAVFRTAKQVPTVTVTAAPTTWGTAATVTVKVAAGSTPVTGTVELREGTTVRGSAAVTDGVASFTLPVGLAGGQHPLTASYSGDEHLTAVQATATLTVNLPAEWSASTVYNDGDRVTYQGRVFRASWYTKNQKPGADANGSWQEIAMTEDGTAVWTPSRIFNTGDFAMYDGRKWRAQWYTRNQKPGDRNGPWEEIAPTPPDNSPAAWTATRVYNSGDRVTFKGHVYEAKWWTRGQEPGDQNGPWKLIR; from the coding sequence ATGACGCACGACGCACGTGCGCGCAGGAAACGAACACGCGGCCTCCTGGCCGCGACCGCCCTCGTCCTCGTCGCCGGATCGGCGGCCGGGATCGCCCCCACGACGGCGGGGGCGCAGGCGGTGCCGACCAGTGGCAACGTGCCGCTGATCAACCTCACCGACGGGCAGAACCTCGAGGGCATGGTTCCTGTCCTCGTGGAGCCCGTGACGGAGAACGACTCGGTGACGACCCTGGCGGTCGACGGCACCCGGATCAGCGCCGAGAAGACCGCCGGCACCGCCCACTTCGCGTTCGAGATGGGCGGCAACGGCACCGAGGCCCGCTACCACAACTACGTCACCGTCAACGGCCGCACGGCCGAGGCGGACCGGGTCTACTTCCCGGACGTCCCGGGCGGGCAGGTCGGCACCCTCGACTTCCCGGGCGACTGGCTGCACGCCGGGGTCAACACCGTGACCGTGCACACCGGGGCCAACTGGGTCGACTCGACCAACAAGGCCGCCGTCGGCTACGAGGAGTTGCCGAACGGTGAGGGCGGCCGCTGCCCCAACTACGACGACTACGCGCTGAGCAGCATCAGCCTCAGCCTGCTCGGCGTGGTCGCCGACGGCGAGCAGAACCTGTTCAGCTACAACTTCGGTGACGGCACCTGCGGCAGCTCGTCGAAGCTGCTCAACCAGGACCTCACCTTCGTCATCTCCGGCGAGCCGGGCAGCACGGCCGGCCTGCGTACGGACCTCGACACCACCAGGCTCGGCAACGGTACGCACACCGTCAGCGCCACGACCCTGTCGGGCGCGGAGGCGTCCGTGACGGTGGACGTCAACAACGCCCCGGCGGGCGCGGCGGCGGTGACCCCCGGTGACGGTGCCCGCGTACGCGGCACGCAGCCGGTGATCGCCGCGCTGCCCGGCGGCAGCACCGACCGGGTCGAGTCGCTGGCCGTCGACGACAAGCCGGCCGGGAACGCGGAGACGCTGGCCGGCGGCACCGCCACGCTCGGGCTCACGGTCGAGGCCGGCAACTCGGTCGAGGCGCGCTACCACAACTACGCGCTGGTCAACGGCCACCGGGTCGACCTGGGCGGCGACTACGGAGCCACCGGAGCGGAGGCGGTCACGCTGCCGATCCCGGCCCGGTTCCTGCGCCTCGGCGACAACGTGGTCGAGGTGAAGACCGGTGACTACAACGGCACCGTGAGCGGCGCGACCTGCGCCAACCACGACGACTTCAGGCTCACCCGGGCCGCGACCAGCCTCACCCTGAGCACGCCGGGCACCGTGACGGCCGGCACCACGTACCTCGTCACCACCAGCGGCACGACCGTGACGAAGGCGGAGACCACCGCCGCGTCGCTGGCGCTGGGCGACGGCACGTGCGGGCCCAACAAGGAGGCCGAGCTGCACTTCACCATCGAGGGCGCGCCGACGACGCGTACCGTCGACACCCTCGCCAGCGGGGGTGACGCGCACCTGACGGTGTTCGTCGGTGGCAACGGCAGCGACGGCGGCTACGACAACAAGGTGCTGGTCAACGGCATCCCGCTGGACCTCGGCATCTGGGAGAAGGAGGTCGTCGACCTCACCTTCCCGAACGAGTGGCTGACGCCGGGCGTCAACGCGGTGGAGTTCGTGGCCGGCAACGACCGGGGCAGCGCCAAGCCGGGCGGCTGCGACAACTTCGACGACTTCACGCTGCGGGACTTCCAGCTGCTGCCGGTCGGCGGGAAGGCGACCCAGCTGACCCGGTCGATCGCGCAGACTGCGGTCAGCATCGGCTCGTCCACCTACCCGGTGGGCTCGCAGGTGACCACGTTCATCGGTGACGGCACCTGCGGCAGCAGCTACAACGGCGTGCTGACCAAGACGATCCTGTTCGACGTCACCGCGCAGGACGGCGCGGCGCTGCCGGCGCTGGGCAAGCGGGCGGACGTCGACACCACGTCGATCGCGGACGGCGCCCACACCATCAAGGCGGTCGTCGGTGACAAGACCTCGACGCGGCGTTTCACCAGCGACAACACCGCCCCGGAGATCGAGAGCAGCGTCCCGGCAGCCGGGCAGCGGCTGACCTCGACCGTCGCGCTCAACGTCAAGATCAAGGACGCGAGTGGGCTGGCCGGCACGCCGACCATCACCCTGGACGGCGTGGCCGTCAAGCAGGGCGACCAGATCGGCCACGGCCTGCCGGCCGGCGAGCACACGCTCGCGGTGGCGGTGACCGACACGCTCGGCAACACCGCCGTCCGTGAGGTGCGCTTCAGCAGCGCGAGCATCCCGGACGTCCCGACCGAGCTCACCTCGACGGTCAAGGGCACCGACCCGCTCTCGGCCGACCTCACCGCCCGGATCCCCGGCGCGGACGGCGTCGCGCTGACCGCCACCTTCACCAAGGCGGACGTGGTCCTGCCGACCGGCGGCTACCAGGGGGAGGCGGCCGACGTGCCGACCACGCTCGACGTCGCGCACGACAAGACCGTGGACGTGTCCTCGCTGCGCCCGCTCGACGGCGCGACGATCGGCACGCCGTCCAGCCGGGACGTGGTCTTCCAGCGGTACGACCTGCCGCTGGGGGCGACCAAGCAGGAGCCGACGCTGCGCTGGTCGGGCACCATCGACCCGGCGCGCATCGTGGCGCTGCGGGTGTGGAACCCGGGCACGAAGAAGTGGGTCGTGCTGACCAGCGCCCGCGGCCACGCCGAGCAGGACACGGTGCTGACCGCGACCGTGGAGGCCGGCTACCGGGACAACGGTGTCGTCCACGTGCTGGTCACCGGTGAGGACCCGTTCGCCGACGACCTGTCGCCGCGCGACTCGACGGCCCAGAACGACAAGGACCGCTTCGAGGACCCGAACTCGTACGACTTCTCGCTGGCCCACTTCACCGACACCCAGTACATCACCGAGGGTGCGGCCGGCGGCACGTACGACGACTGGGACGGCAAGGTCGAGCCCTCGGACGTCGAGACCGCCGAGGAGCAGGCGATCTGGTCGGCCGCGTACCGCGACCAGATGCAGTGGATCGCCGACAACTCCGACAGCCGCAAGATCGCGTACGCGGCGCACACCGGCGACATCATCGAGAACGACTACTACGACCCGCTGGCGAAGAACCCGGACGGCACGCTCAAGCGGCCGGGTCTGCACGAGCAGGTCGAGCGGGAGCTGGCGGCCGCCTCCGGTTTCCAGAAGATCCTCGACGACAACGGCGTCGTCAACCAGGTCATCGCGGGTAACCACGACGACCAACTGGGTGCCGAGACGGGCCCGACCTCGCGGTTCAGCCGCACCTTCAGCGCCGACCGGTACTACGGGGCGGCGAAGTCCTGGCCGAAGGGCACCGAATACCACGCGTGGGACGAGGTGACCAACGCCGACGGATCCGTCACGCCGGGCCGGGACAACCAGAACAACTACCTGCTCTTCTCGGCCGGCGGGCTGGACTTCGTGGCGGTCGGCCTGTCGTACGGTGTCACGCCGGCGGAGGCCAAGTGGGCCGACTCGATCTTCAAGCGGTACAAGGACCGCAACGGGATCCTGCTCTCCCACGACTACCTGAAGCCGTCGGCCAACCCCGACGGCCGTGGGGCGGAGTTCTCCGCGCCGGACGGCTCGCCGCTGTTCAAGCAGGTCGTCCAGACCAACCCGAACGTCTTCCTGGTCCTCGCCGGTCACGAGCACGGCGTGGGCACCAACCTGAAGTCGAAGGTCGGCGTCACGGTCAGCCACGACGTGGTGGAGCTGCTGGCGGACTACCAGTTCTACACGGTGACCGCCGGGGAGCTGTGGCCCAGGCAGGTCGCGCCGGACGGCACCATCGACGTCAACGGTGACGGCACCCCGGACCACAAGGCCACCGACCGGCTGCAGTTCGGCGCGAGCTTCCTGCGCCTGCTCCAGTTCGACGTGGACCGGGCCGAGATGCACATCGACACGTACTCGCCGTTCCTCAAGAACTTCGGCGCGACCGAGTACGACATCCGCCAGGACGGCAGCCAGCCCAAGCCGCGCTACAACGGCGCGGAGGACAACCTGACCCTCCCGGTGGACCTCACCACCCGCAAGACCTCGTTCTCGACCGACTCGCTCGCCGCCTACGTGCCGTCCGGCACGATCGGCACCGACGAGCTGGCCGCGAACGGCGTCGCCACGGTGACCTGGGACAAGCTGCTGCCGGGCACCTCGTACGGCTGGATCGTCTCCGCCCGCAGCGCCGACGGCGGTGAGGCGGTGGCCCAGCCGGCGGTGTTCCGCACCGCGAAGCAGGTCCCGACGGTGACCGTCACCGCCGCCCCCACCACCTGGGGCACCGCGGCGACGGTGACCGTGAAGGTCGCGGCCGGCAGCACGCCGGTCACCGGCACGGTGGAGCTGCGCGAGGGCACGACCGTCCGTGGTTCGGCCGCCGTCACCGACGGCGTCGCGTCGTTCACCCTCCCGGTGGGTCTCGCGGGCGGCCAGCACCCGCTGACCGCGTCGTACTCGGGCGACGAGCACCTCACCGCCGTCCAGGCCACCGCCACCCTGACGGTGAACCTGCCGGCCGAGTGGAGCGCGTCGACGGTCTACAACGACGGCGACCGGGTGACCTACCAGGGCCGCGTCTTCCGGGCCTCCTGGTACACGAAGAACCAGAAGCCGGGCGCCGACGCCAACGGTTCGTGGCAGGAGATCGCCATGACCGAGGACGGCACCGCGGTCTGGACGCCGTCGCGGATCTTCAACACCGGCGACTTCGCGATGTACGACGGCAGGAAGTGGCGCGCCCAGTGGTACACCCGCAACCAGAAGCCGGGTGACCGCAACGGCCCCTGGGAGGAGATCGCCCCGACCCCGCCGGACAACAGCCCGGCGGCGTGGACGGCCACCCGGGTCTACAACTCCGGTGACCGGGTGACCTTCAAGGGCCACGTCTACGAGGCGAAGTGGTGGACGCGCGGCCAGGAGCCGGGCGACCAGAACGGCCCCTGGAAGCTGATCAGGTAA
- a CDS encoding patatin-like phospholipase family protein, with protein MTNALVLAGGGVAGIAWELGVLRGLADADPALAERVIAADLVVGTSAGSTVAAQVTSGVPLDDLYQVQLDPETTEMEVDVDTEKLFTEYGAVLAGASDPQEARRRLGSLALAARTVDPAVRLAAIDARLRVKRWPDRDVRLPAVDAETGEVVVFTRESGASLVDAVAASCAVPGVWPPVAIDGRRYVDGGVRSMTNADLAAGAERVLVIQPSLEGAPQPWGDLDDEIAALAPAAVVVISADQASVDAFGTNALSPATRGPSARAGRAVGAAHAEAVAALWT; from the coding sequence ATGACGAACGCACTCGTGCTGGCCGGTGGTGGCGTCGCCGGAATCGCCTGGGAACTCGGCGTCCTGCGGGGCCTCGCCGACGCCGATCCGGCGCTCGCCGAGCGGGTCATCGCCGCCGACCTTGTCGTGGGCACCTCCGCCGGCTCGACGGTCGCCGCGCAGGTGACCAGTGGTGTTCCGCTCGACGACCTGTACCAGGTCCAACTCGACCCGGAGACCACCGAGATGGAGGTCGACGTCGACACGGAGAAGCTGTTCACCGAGTACGGAGCCGTGCTCGCCGGGGCATCCGACCCGCAGGAGGCGCGCCGCCGGCTGGGCTCGCTGGCGCTCGCCGCGCGGACCGTCGACCCGGCCGTCCGGCTCGCCGCGATCGACGCCCGGCTCCGGGTGAAGCGGTGGCCCGACCGGGACGTACGCCTGCCGGCGGTCGACGCGGAGACCGGCGAGGTCGTCGTCTTCACGCGGGAGTCCGGGGCGTCCCTGGTCGACGCGGTGGCCGCGAGCTGCGCGGTGCCCGGCGTCTGGCCGCCGGTGGCGATCGACGGCCGGCGCTACGTGGACGGCGGGGTGCGCTCGATGACCAACGCCGACCTGGCCGCCGGCGCGGAGCGGGTGCTCGTCATCCAGCCGTCCCTGGAGGGCGCGCCGCAGCCGTGGGGCGACCTGGACGACGAGATCGCCGCCCTCGCGCCCGCCGCCGTGGTCGTGATCAGCGCCGACCAGGCGTCCGTTGACGCGTTCGGCACCAACGCGCTGTCGCCCGCGACCCGGGGGCCGTCCGCCCGGGCGGGCCGGGCCGTCGGCGCGGCCCACGCCGAAGCCGTCGCCGCCCTCTGGACCTGA